The nucleotide sequence AATTACATCAATGTGGGGAACGCTAACAATTTCTTCCAGGTTTTCCACACCGCGAGTCCCTTCAACATGAACCACAACCAAAGATTCCTCATTCAGCTGATCGGTGATATTCGTCCCCGCCGCCGTATAGTTGCCGGCGCGCGTGTTGAAAGAAAGACCCCGCGAACCAATCGGAGAATATTTCGCACCCCGCACAACCGCTTCTGCATCCGCCTTCGTTTCAATTTGAGGCACTTGGATGCCGGCGCTTCCGATATCGAGTGCCCGTTGAATTTGCGGCCCATCATTTTTGCGAATCCGAATCACCGGCGCAAGTCCCACACAATCTGCAGCGCGGCAAAGATCCTCCGCACCCAGCGTGTGCAATGGGCCATGTTCCATATCAATAATCGCAAAATCAAAGCCGGCGTGCCCACAAATTTCCATAAACGCCGGATACGCACAATTAACAAATAAACCCAAAGCAAATTCACCCTGCTTTAGCTTTCTTTTCAGTTGATTTTCCCGCATTGTTATTTCTTAAAAAACTACAACCTTACCAAGCTTAAAATAAAACTTTTCCTGTCAATCCTCTCTATCCCAACATCAAATCCTTGGCAAAAGCAAACAACCTTGATAAACCATCTGTGTTTATCTGTGGACGTAGGTGGAACTCCTATGACGAGCAAAGCACATTCCAGTTTCATCTGCGGAATCTGTGGTTCATATAAAAAACTCCAAATCCTGCAAAAACCTATTCACTCATCT is from Microcoleus sp. FACHB-68 and encodes:
- a CDS encoding aldolase/citrate lyase family protein, with the translated sequence MRENQLKRKLKQGEFALGLFVNCAYPAFMEICGHAGFDFAIIDMEHGPLHTLGAEDLCRAADCVGLAPVIRIRKNDGPQIQRALDIGSAGIQVPQIETKADAEAVVRGAKYSPIGSRGLSFNTRAGNYTAAGTNITDQLNEESLVVVHVEGTRGVENLEEIVSVPHIDVIFLGPYDLSQSLGIPGQVRDPRVIELMKSAVQTIRDAGKAAGTFADNPETAKQWRDAGVQYVALGVDVAIFLRACEALVKAVRS